The region GATGACCCGCCTTTCGCCCGCCTCGCGCGCGGCCAGGGCCTCGTCGATGGCCGCCCGCACAGCGTGGGCCGATTCAGGGGCGGGCACGATGCCCTCGGCACGGGCGAACTGCACGGCCGCCTCGAACACCTTGGTCTGGTGATAGGCCCGCGCCTCCATCACGCCGTCAGCTACCAGCTTGGATATGATGGGCGCCATGCCGTGATAGCGCAGGCCGCCGGCGTGGATGGAGGGCGGTATGAAGCTGTGCCCGAGGGTGTGCATCTTCAGCAAGGGCGTCGTCTCGGCCGTGTCGCCGAAATCGTAGGTGTACTGGCCGCGAGTGAGGGATGGACAGGCCTCCGGCTCCACGGCCACGAAACGGGTCTTCCTGCCGGAGCGCAGGCGCTCCCCCACGAAGGGCAGGCAGAGGCCCCCATAGTTGGAGCCGCCGCCCACACAGCCGATGACCACATCGGGGTAGTCGCCGGCCATCTCCATCTGGCGCAGCGCTTCCAGGCCCATCACCGTCTGGTGCAGGAGCACATGGTTGAGGACGGAGCCTAGAGAATACTTGGTGTCGTCGCGGGTGGCGGCGTCCTCCACTGCCTCGGAGATGGCGATGCCCAGGGAGCCGGGCGACTCGGGGTCCCGTTCCAGAACCTGGCGGCCGGCCTGGGTGTCGGGGCTGGGGCTTGGCACCACCTGGGCGCCCCAGG is a window of Dehalococcoidia bacterium DNA encoding:
- a CDS encoding TrpB-like pyridoxal phosphate-dependent enzyme; this encodes MDNYKFILDEKDLPTHWYNVVADMGPPPPPIDPRSGQPVPPEALAPLFPQALIQQEVSAERWVPIPDEVRDVYKLWRPTPLYRARRLEQALDTPARIYYKYEGVSPAGSHKPNTAVAQAYYNKAEGVRRLTTETGAGQWGSALAMACAFFGLELKVYMVKVSYYQKPYRRILMETWGAQVVPSPSPDTQAGRQVLERDPESPGSLGIAISEAVEDAATRDDTKYSLGSVLNHVLLHQTVMGLEALRQMEMAGDYPDVVIGCVGGGSNYGGLCLPFVGERLRSGRKTRFVAVEPEACPSLTRGQYTYDFGDTAETTPLLKMHTLGHSFIPPSIHAGGLRYHGMAPIISKLVADGVMEARAYHQTKVFEAAVQFARAEGIVPAPESAHAVRAAIDEALAAREAGERRVILFNLSGHGLLDLAAYDQFLSGKLEDYAYPEEKVREALATLPRVGQ